From Micromonospora auratinigra:
GGGCGGACGGGCTGCGGGCCGAGCACGAGGTGACCAACCTGGCCGGCGAGGAAGCGCCGTTCGGCTTCTCGGTCCACCCCTACCTGCGGCTGCCCGACGCGGCCGTGGACGAGCTGTCGCTGCGGGTGCCCGGGCGCAACCGGGTGCTGCTGGACAGCCGCCTGCTGCCGGTCGCCGCGACCGAGGTCGCCGGCACCGAGTACGACTTCACCGAGCCTCGCAAGATCGGCGACGCGGTGCTCGACCTGGCCTTCGGTGACGTCGTCCGTGACACCGACGGTGGCTCGTCGGTGACCCTGGCCGCCCCGGGCGGCGCGGAGGTGCACATCTGGGCCGACCGCGAGTTCGGCTGGTGGCAGGTCTTCACCGGCGACACCCTGACCGGCGAGCGGCACCGGCGTTCCGTCGCGGTCGAGCCGATGACCTGCCCGGCGGACGCGTTCCGCTCCGGCAGGGACGTGATCGCGCTGGCCCCCGGGCAGACCTGGCGGGGTGCCTGGGGCATCCGGCCCGGGGCCTGAGCATGGAGTTCGCCGAGGTCGTCCGGCGTCGCCGGATGGTCCGCAACTACGACCCGGACCGGCCGGTCCCGCCCGACGTGGTGGCCCGCCTGCTGGAGCACGCGACCCGGGCGCCCTCGGCGGGCTTCGCGCAGGGCTGGGGGTTCCTGGTGCTGGAGGAGCCGGCCGACCGCGAGCTGTTCTGGTCGGCCACCACGCCCGGCAGTGGTGGCCGGGAACGCTGGCTGGCCGGGATGCGCCGGGCTCCGCTGATCGTGGTGCCGCACGCCAACCGGGCCGCCTACCTGGACCGGTACGCCGAGGCGGACAAGGGCTGGGCGGACCGCTCGACCGATCGCTGGCCGGTGCCGTACTGGTACGTGGACACCGGCTTCGCCGCGCTGCTGATGCTGCTCACCGCCGTGGACGAGGGGCTGGGCGCGTGCTTCTTCGGCATCCCGCCGCAGCGGCTCGACGCGTACCGGGAGGCCTTCGGCGTGCCGGCGGAGTACCAGCCGATCGGTGCGGTCACCATCGGTTACCGGGCGCCCGACCACCGGTCACCGTCGTTGCGGCGCGGACGGCGTCCGGTGGGCGAGGTGGTCCACCGGGGTCGCTGGAGCTGAGCGTGGTTCCCGCTGGCCGGCGGGGGTAACGGACGTGGTGAACCCGACATGAGGGCGTAAAACGCGGTGTGACGGCTCCGGCTAGGCTGACACGGACATCAGCAGCCGGGCCAGGGGAGGGGAGCGCGCCTTGATCTTCAGAGCGGTCCGGGACGGGCGTCCCTACCCGGAGCACAACCTCACGCTCAAGCAGTGGGCCGAGATCCCGCCGCGCCCGCTGCGGCTGGACCAGCTCATCACCACCAAGCGGGAGCTGGCGCTGGACAAGCTCCTCGCCGAGGACTCGACCTTCTACGGCGACCTGTTCCCGCACGTGGTGCAGTGGAACGGCGGCCTCTACCTGGAGGACGGCCTGCACCGGGCGCTGCGCGCCGCGCTCCAGCAGCGCAACCAGATCCACGCCCGGGTGCTGGTGCTCGGCCCGCAGGCCGAGTGACGCCCGCCTGAGTCTTCGTTAAGGTGACGGCATGAGCCCTCTCGACCTGCTGGACATCGACGCGTCGCTGGGCGAGGAGGAACGCCAGATCCGCGCCGTCGTGCGCCAGGTCGTCGACGACCGGGTCCGCCCGCACGTCGCCGGCTGGTACGAGGACGGCCAGGTCCCGGCCCGCGAGCTGGCCCGCGAGTTCGGCAAGCTCGGCCTGCTCGGCATGCACCTGACCGGCTACGGCTGCGCCGGCGCGTCGGCCGTCGCGTACGGGCTGGCCTGCCTGGAGCTGGAGGCCGGCGACTCCGGCGTCCGCTCCCTGGTCTCGGTGCAGGGCTCGCTGGCCATGTACGCCATCTGGCGCTACGGCAGCGAGGAGCAGAAGCAGCGCTGGCTGCCCGCCATGGCGGCCGGCGAGGCGATCGGCTCCTTCGGGCTGACCGAGCCGGACCACGGCTCCGACCCGGCCTCGATGGCCACCCGGGCCCGCCGCGACGGCGACGACTGGATCCTCGACGGCAGCAAGATGTGGATCACCAACGCGCCGATCGCCGACGTCGCGGTGATCTGGGCGCGCACCGACGAGGGGGTACGCGGCTTCGCCGTACCCATGGACACGCCCGGGGTGACGGCGCACGAGATCCGGCACAAGATGTCCCTGCGCGCCTCGCTGACCGGCGAGATCTCGCTCGACGGGGTCCGCCTCCCGGCGGACGCCCGGCTGCCCGGCGCGACCGGCCTGAAGGCGCCGCTGAGCTGCCTCACCGAGGCCCGGCACGGCATCGTCTGGGGCGCGCTCGGCGCGGCCCGCGACTGCCTGGAGACCGCCCTGTCGTACGCGACCACCCGCACCCAGTTCGGCCGGCCGCTGGCCGGCTTCCAGCTCACCCAGGCCAAGCTGGCCGACATGGCGGTCGAGTGGAACAAGGGACTGCTGCTGGCGCTGCACCTGGGCCGGCTCGCCGACGCCGGGTCGCTGCGTCCGGAGCAGGTCAGCGTGGGCAAGCTGAACAACGTGCGGGAGGCGCTGGCCATCGCCCGGCAGTGCCGGACCATCCTCGGCGCCAACGGCGTCTCCGGCGAGTACCCGATCATGCGGCACGCCAACAACCTGGAGAGCGTGCTCACCTACGAGGGCACCTCGGAGATCCACCAGTTGGTCATCGGGCAGCGGCTGACCGGCCTCTCCGCCTTCGCCTGACCTGCGGTCACCCGTTCGGGTCGCTCGCCGCGCGACTGTCGCACGAGGGCCGTAACGTCATCATCAGTCGATGTGTCGGACGAGGACGGTGAGGGCGCATGGCCCGCGACGGTGACAGCAACGAGCCCACCCGGGAGTTCCCGGAGTACCCGACCGGCGACGACCTGCGCGCCCGGTCCGGGGCGACCGGCGACCCGATCCCGGGCCCGGCTCCGGCGTCCGGCCGGGGCGTCGGTGACGAGCCCTACCCGGGGCCCTCGCCGGCTGCCGCCCGGCCCGGTGGCGGGGCGGTGCGCGGCCTGCTGGCGGTGCTCGGCGCGGCCGCGCTGGTCGTGGTGGCGTTGATCGGTGTGCAGGCGACCGGCATCCTGCCGGACTTCCGCAACCCGTTCGCCAAGGAGCAGACCGACCGCAGCCAGCCGCCGCTGCTCAAGTCGATCCGCGACCTCAGCCGGTACGTGGCCGCCGAAGGTGACTTCCAGGTCGTGGTCGACCTCCAGAAGGACCGGAAGAACGTGCCGGACTTCCTGCTCAACCAGCGGACCCTCTTCGTCGGGGCCGGCTCGGTCGAGGCGTACGTGGACTTCTCCAGGATCGCCGAGGGGGCGGTGGTGGAGTCGGCCGACAAGAAGTCGGTGGAGATCAAACTCCCCGCCCCGCAGCTCGGCGAGACCAACCTCGACCTGGACAAGAGCTACGTCTTCGCCGAGGAGCGCGGCCTGTTCAACCGGATCAACGACCTGGTGGCCGGCGACGCCAACCGGCAGCAGCAGGTCTACCAGCTCGCCGAGGACCGGATCACCACCGCGGCCCGGGACAGCGGGCTGACCGCCCGGGCCGAGGAGAACACCCGCAAGATGCTGGAGGGCCTGCTGCGCTCGCTCGGCTACCAGCAGGTCACCGTCACCTACACCGCCTCCTGACGCGCGGACGCCCGCCCCGGCCGGTGCCGGGGCGGGCGTCGTCGGTCTCCGCGCGTCGGGCGGCGGCGGGGGTCAGTAGCGGACGCGGTCCTCGTTCGGCATCAGGATCCACAGCACCAGGTAGACGATCACCTGGGTGCCGGGCAGCAGCAGCGACAGCAGGAACAGCAGCCGGATCATGCCGGCCGACATGCCGAACCGCTGCGCCAGGCCGGCGCAGACGCCGGCGAACATGCGCCCCTCGCGGGGCCGGA
This genomic window contains:
- a CDS encoding aldose 1-epimerase family protein, with product MENVTGTSPSGAQWTIAADGHEAVVVEVGGGLRTYRRDGVDYLDGYAADELCPGSAGQVLAPWPNRIRDGVYTFGDRKLQLDLSEPARHNAIHGLVNWSAWQLVEQSPESVTVGYDLPARPGYPWALRLRTRWSVGADGLRAEHEVTNLAGEEAPFGFSVHPYLRLPDAAVDELSLRVPGRNRVLLDSRLLPVAATEVAGTEYDFTEPRKIGDAVLDLAFGDVVRDTDGGSSVTLAAPGGAEVHIWADREFGWWQVFTGDTLTGERHRRSVAVEPMTCPADAFRSGRDVIALAPGQTWRGAWGIRPGA
- a CDS encoding nitroreductase family protein, translated to MEFAEVVRRRRMVRNYDPDRPVPPDVVARLLEHATRAPSAGFAQGWGFLVLEEPADRELFWSATTPGSGGRERWLAGMRRAPLIVVPHANRAAYLDRYAEADKGWADRSTDRWPVPYWYVDTGFAALLMLLTAVDEGLGACFFGIPPQRLDAYREAFGVPAEYQPIGAVTIGYRAPDHRSPSLRRGRRPVGEVVHRGRWS
- a CDS encoding type II toxin-antitoxin system VapB family antitoxin → MIFRAVRDGRPYPEHNLTLKQWAEIPPRPLRLDQLITTKRELALDKLLAEDSTFYGDLFPHVVQWNGGLYLEDGLHRALRAALQQRNQIHARVLVLGPQAE
- a CDS encoding acyl-CoA dehydrogenase family protein; protein product: MSPLDLLDIDASLGEEERQIRAVVRQVVDDRVRPHVAGWYEDGQVPARELAREFGKLGLLGMHLTGYGCAGASAVAYGLACLELEAGDSGVRSLVSVQGSLAMYAIWRYGSEEQKQRWLPAMAAGEAIGSFGLTEPDHGSDPASMATRARRDGDDWILDGSKMWITNAPIADVAVIWARTDEGVRGFAVPMDTPGVTAHEIRHKMSLRASLTGEISLDGVRLPADARLPGATGLKAPLSCLTEARHGIVWGALGAARDCLETALSYATTRTQFGRPLAGFQLTQAKLADMAVEWNKGLLLALHLGRLADAGSLRPEQVSVGKLNNVREALAIARQCRTILGANGVSGEYPIMRHANNLESVLTYEGTSEIHQLVIGQRLTGLSAFA
- a CDS encoding DUF4230 domain-containing protein produces the protein MARDGDSNEPTREFPEYPTGDDLRARSGATGDPIPGPAPASGRGVGDEPYPGPSPAAARPGGGAVRGLLAVLGAAALVVVALIGVQATGILPDFRNPFAKEQTDRSQPPLLKSIRDLSRYVAAEGDFQVVVDLQKDRKNVPDFLLNQRTLFVGAGSVEAYVDFSRIAEGAVVESADKKSVEIKLPAPQLGETNLDLDKSYVFAEERGLFNRINDLVAGDANRQQQVYQLAEDRITTAARDSGLTARAEENTRKMLEGLLRSLGYQQVTVTYTAS
- a CDS encoding PspC domain-containing protein: MSRKLVRPREGRMFAGVCAGLAQRFGMSAGMIRLLFLLSLLLPGTQVIVYLVLWILMPNEDRVRY